The following proteins come from a genomic window of Pseudomonas syringae:
- a CDS encoding valine--tRNA ligase, which yields MDKTYQPHAIETSWYQTWESENYFAPQGAGDSYTIMIPPPNVTGSLHMGHGFNNAIMDALIRFRRMQGRNTLWQPGTDHAGIATQMLVERRLEAQGISRHELGREKFLDKIWEWKAESGGNISRQIRRLGSSVDWSRERFTMDDGLSDAVKEAFVRLHEDGLIYRGKRLVNWDTKLHTAISDLEVENHDEKGHLWNLRYPLADGAKTAEGLDYLIVATTRPETMLGDAAVAVNPEDERYKALIGKFVELPLVGRRIPIIADDYCDPEFGTGCVKITPAHDFNDYEVGKRHNLPLLNIFDKNASVLPAAQVFNLDGTLNESVDGSLPAAYAGLDRFEARKQIVAAFDAAGLLVSVDDHALKVPKGDRSGTIIEPWLTDQWYVSTKPLAEPAIAAVEDGRIAFVPKQYENMYFSWMRDIQDWCISRQLWWGHRIPAWYDESGKVYVGRDEAEVRAKHNLGPEVALQQDNDVLDTWFSSGLWTFSTLGWPEKTKALETFHSTDVLVTGFDIIFFWVARMIMLTMHLVKNEDGTPQVPFKTVYVHGLVRDGQGQKMSKSKGNVLDPLDIVDGIDLETLVQKRTNGLMQPQLAKKIEKQTRQEFADGIASYGTDALRFTFCSLASTGRDIKFDMGRVEGYRNFCNKIWNAARYVLDKGEDCGQNGESVELSLADRWIISQLQRTEAEVTRQLDQFRFDLAAQALYEFIWNQYCDWYLELSKPVLWDETAPVERQRGTRRTLVRVLEVALRLAHPFMPFITEEIWQRLAPLAGVEGKTIMLQPWPVANEARIDQAAEDDIEWLKGLMLAVRNIRGEMNIGPGKPLQLFLKNVSAEDQRRLSENDYLLKKLAKLESMTVLTEGAEAPLSATALVGDMEVLVPMAGLIDKGAELARLDKEIQRLQGEVQRVGGKLSNAAFVDKAPPEVIAKERAKLTEAEQALGKLAEQHARIASL from the coding sequence ATGGACAAGACCTACCAGCCGCACGCCATTGAAACTTCCTGGTATCAGACCTGGGAGTCCGAGAATTACTTCGCTCCGCAAGGCGCGGGTGACTCGTACACCATCATGATTCCGCCGCCGAATGTCACCGGCAGCCTGCACATGGGTCACGGTTTCAACAACGCGATCATGGACGCGCTGATCCGTTTCCGGCGCATGCAGGGTCGCAATACGCTGTGGCAACCGGGTACCGACCACGCCGGTATCGCCACGCAGATGCTGGTAGAGCGTCGTCTCGAAGCGCAGGGCATCAGCCGTCACGAGCTGGGCCGCGAGAAGTTTCTGGACAAGATCTGGGAATGGAAGGCCGAGTCCGGCGGCAACATCAGCCGTCAGATCCGTCGCCTGGGCTCGTCGGTCGACTGGAGCCGTGAACGCTTCACCATGGACGACGGCCTGTCCGACGCCGTGAAGGAAGCCTTCGTGCGCCTGCATGAAGACGGCCTGATCTACCGTGGCAAGCGCCTGGTCAACTGGGACACCAAGCTGCACACCGCGATTTCCGACCTCGAAGTGGAAAACCACGACGAGAAAGGCCATCTGTGGAACCTGCGCTATCCACTGGCCGACGGCGCGAAAACCGCCGAAGGCCTGGATTACCTGATCGTTGCCACTACCCGCCCGGAAACCATGCTCGGTGACGCCGCTGTTGCGGTGAACCCGGAGGACGAGCGCTACAAGGCCCTGATCGGGAAATTTGTCGAATTGCCGCTGGTCGGCCGCCGCATTCCGATCATCGCCGATGATTACTGCGATCCTGAATTCGGCACCGGCTGCGTGAAAATCACCCCGGCTCACGATTTCAACGACTATGAAGTCGGCAAGCGCCATAACCTGCCGCTGCTGAACATCTTCGACAAGAATGCCAGCGTTCTGCCTGCTGCTCAGGTGTTCAACCTTGATGGCACGCTGAACGAAAGCGTCGACGGCAGCCTGCCTGCGGCCTATGCCGGGCTCGACCGGTTTGAAGCCCGCAAACAGATCGTTGCTGCATTCGACGCCGCCGGCCTGCTGGTCAGCGTCGATGATCACGCGCTGAAAGTGCCGAAAGGCGACCGCTCCGGCACCATCATCGAGCCGTGGCTGACCGATCAGTGGTACGTGTCGACCAAGCCGCTGGCCGAACCCGCGATTGCTGCTGTCGAAGACGGCCGTATCGCGTTCGTGCCCAAGCAATACGAAAACATGTACTTCTCGTGGATGCGTGACATCCAGGACTGGTGCATCAGCCGTCAGCTCTGGTGGGGCCACCGCATCCCGGCCTGGTACGACGAGTCCGGCAAGGTCTATGTCGGCCGCGACGAAGCCGAAGTGCGTGCCAAACACAACCTTGGCCCCGAGGTTGCGCTGCAACAGGACAACGACGTACTCGACACCTGGTTCAGCTCGGGGCTGTGGACCTTCTCCACGCTTGGCTGGCCGGAAAAGACCAAAGCGCTGGAAACCTTCCACTCCACCGACGTGCTGGTCACCGGTTTCGACATCATTTTCTTCTGGGTCGCCCGGATGATCATGCTGACCATGCACCTGGTGAAGAACGAGGACGGCACACCGCAAGTCCCGTTCAAGACGGTCTACGTCCACGGCCTGGTGCGTGATGGCCAAGGCCAGAAGATGTCCAAGTCCAAGGGCAACGTCCTCGACCCGCTGGACATTGTTGACGGTATCGACCTGGAAACCCTGGTGCAGAAACGCACCAATGGCCTGATGCAGCCGCAACTGGCGAAGAAGATCGAGAAGCAGACCCGTCAGGAATTCGCCGACGGCATTGCCAGCTACGGCACCGACGCCCTGCGCTTCACCTTCTGTTCGCTGGCATCCACCGGTCGCGACATCAAGTTCGACATGGGCCGCGTGGAAGGCTACCGCAACTTCTGCAACAAGATCTGGAACGCCGCACGCTACGTGCTGGACAAGGGCGAAGACTGTGGTCAGAACGGCGAATCCGTCGAGCTGTCGCTGGCTGATCGCTGGATCATCTCGCAACTGCAACGCACCGAAGCCGAAGTGACCCGTCAACTGGATCAATTCCGCTTCGACCTCGCCGCGCAGGCGTTGTACGAGTTCATCTGGAACCAGTATTGCGACTGGTATCTGGAGCTGTCCAAGCCCGTGCTGTGGGACGAAACCGCACCGGTCGAGCGTCAGCGCGGCACGCGTCGCACGCTGGTGCGCGTACTGGAAGTCGCGTTGCGCCTGGCGCACCCGTTCATGCCGTTCATCACCGAAGAAATCTGGCAGCGCCTCGCGCCGCTGGCCGGTGTGGAAGGCAAGACCATCATGCTGCAGCCTTGGCCAGTGGCCAACGAAGCGCGCATTGATCAGGCTGCCGAAGACGACATCGAATGGCTCAAGGGCCTGATGCTCGCCGTGCGTAATATCCGTGGCGAGATGAACATCGGTCCGGGCAAGCCGCTGCAGCTGTTCCTCAAGAACGTCAGCGCCGAAGACCAGCGTCGCCTGAGCGAGAACGATTACCTGCTCAAGAAGCTGGCCAAGCTTGAATCAATGACCGTGTTGACCGAAGGGGCCGAGGCACCGTTGTCGGCCACCGCACTGGTGGGTGACATGGAAGTGCTGGTGCCGATGGCCGGGCTGATTGACAAGGGTGCCGAACTGGCGCGTCTGGACAAGGAGATCCAGCGTCTGCAAGGCGAGGTGCAACGTGTCGGTGGCAAGCTGTCCAACGCAGCGTTCGTTGACAAGGCACCGCCTGAAGTCATCGCCAAGGAACGCGCCAAGCTGACCGAAGCCGAACAGGCACTGGGCAAACTGGCCGAGCAACACGCACGCATCGCCAGCCTGTAA
- the rlmF gene encoding 23S rRNA (adenine(1618)-N(6))-methyltransferase RlmF produces the protein MTDTPKPPRKKPQRAAKPAAPREKATLHPRNRHQGHYDFPKLIKSSPELAAFVILNPYGKESIDFANPQAVRVFNRALLKSFYGIAHWDIPADYLCPPIPGRADYLHFLADLLAEDNAGVIPRGPSVKALDIGTGANCIYPLLGHSDYGWQFVGSDIDTTAIAAATTIVKANGLHKAITVRPQTNRKQILLGLLDSTERFAVSLCNPPFHASLDEAQRGSQRKWRALGKADPKRKLPVLNFGGQSQELWCEGGEIGFVTQLIQESARLPGQVVWFSTLVSKASNLPPIQSALKKAGALEVKVVEMGQGQKQSRFVAWTFLDKAQRAQL, from the coding sequence ATGACCGATACCCCAAAACCACCGCGCAAAAAACCTCAGCGGGCAGCAAAGCCTGCTGCACCGCGTGAAAAGGCCACCTTGCACCCGCGCAATCGGCATCAGGGGCATTACGATTTTCCGAAGCTGATCAAATCCAGTCCTGAGCTGGCCGCTTTCGTGATCCTCAATCCTTATGGCAAGGAAAGCATCGACTTTGCCAACCCGCAGGCGGTCAGGGTATTCAATCGCGCCCTGCTCAAATCTTTCTATGGCATCGCGCATTGGGATATTCCGGCGGATTATCTGTGCCCGCCCATCCCGGGGCGTGCCGACTACCTGCACTTTCTCGCTGACCTGCTGGCCGAGGACAATGCCGGTGTGATCCCGCGGGGGCCGTCAGTCAAGGCACTGGATATCGGCACGGGCGCCAACTGCATCTACCCGCTGCTGGGGCACAGCGACTATGGCTGGCAGTTCGTGGGGTCGGACATCGACACCACCGCCATCGCGGCTGCGACCACCATCGTCAAAGCCAACGGCTTGCACAAGGCGATCACAGTGCGCCCACAGACTAATCGCAAACAGATCCTGCTGGGGCTGCTCGACAGCACTGAACGCTTCGCCGTGAGCCTCTGCAACCCGCCCTTCCACGCCTCGCTGGATGAAGCCCAGCGCGGCAGCCAGCGCAAATGGCGCGCGCTGGGCAAAGCTGACCCCAAGCGCAAACTACCGGTACTCAATTTCGGTGGCCAGTCTCAGGAATTGTGGTGCGAAGGCGGCGAGATCGGCTTTGTGACCCAGCTGATTCAGGAAAGCGCCAGACTGCCCGGCCAGGTGGTGTGGTTCAGCACCCTGGTCTCCAAGGCCAGCAACCTGCCCCCGATCCAGAGCGCCTTGAAGAAAGCCGGCGCGCTTGAGGTAAAAGTCGTGGAAATGGGCCAGGGCCAGAAACAAAGCCGCTTCGTGGCCTGGACCTTTCTTGACAAGGCACAACGCGCGCAGCTGTGA
- a CDS encoding HU family DNA-binding protein, giving the protein MALTKDQLIADIAEAIDAPKTTARNALEQLGQIVADQLENGVEITLPGIGKLKVAERPARTGRNPSTGAAIEIAAKKVIKFVPAKVLSDSINK; this is encoded by the coding sequence ATGGCTCTTACTAAAGACCAATTGATCGCCGATATCGCTGAAGCTATCGACGCGCCAAAAACCACCGCGCGTAATGCTCTTGAGCAATTGGGCCAAATTGTTGCCGACCAATTGGAAAACGGCGTGGAAATCACTTTGCCAGGTATCGGCAAACTGAAAGTTGCAGAGCGTCCAGCGCGTACCGGTCGCAACCCTTCGACTGGCGCCGCCATCGAAATCGCTGCCAAGAAAGTTATCAAGTTCGTACCAGCCAAAGTGCTGAGCGACTCGATCAACAAGTAA